A genomic region of Solanum dulcamara chromosome 2, daSolDulc1.2, whole genome shotgun sequence contains the following coding sequences:
- the LOC129879438 gene encoding heavy metal-associated isoprenylated plant protein 8-like → MGKQMNQQENNKGCNNTKEKECKYEENKNNTKGIIIILGVYIHCQGCKEQVLKSLRGFDGVEEIEIDEKNHKVMVKGKKADPLKVAERLRKKSGKHVELISPIPPKKKEEEKKEKKQELKVIEVILKLYLHCEGCAKDVKQCIHKMPGVQTVDPEMKNNIVKVKGSMDPQKLVEFISKKAGRHAEIIKKIDIEKNEKTSYDKNSSYKNPCDIKKGCNNCQHDYFQFVYAPQLFSDENPNSCSIL, encoded by the exons ATGGGAAAG CAAATGAATCAACAAGAAAACAACAAAGGATGCAACAATACGAAGGAGAAGGAGTgcaaatatgaagaaaataagaataacaCAAAAGGAATTATTATCATATTGGGTGTTTATATTCATTGTCAAGGATGTAAAGAACAAGTGCTTAAATCCCTTCGTGGCTTTgatg GTGTGGAGGAGATTGAGATTGATGAGAAAAATCACAAAGTGATGGTGAAAGGGAAAAAGGCAGATCCTCTAAAGGTGGCTGAGAGACTGAGGAAAAAAAGTGGTAAACATGTGGAATTAATTTCTCCAATTCCACctaagaagaaagaagaagagaagaaggagaagaaacaagag CTTAAGGTTATTGAGGTGATTCTGAAACTATATTTACACTGTGAAGGATGTGCTAAAGATGTCAAGCAATGCATTCACAAAATGCCAG GGGTTCAAACAGTGGATCCAGAAATGAAGAACAACATTGTGAAAGTGAAAGGATCAATGGATCCACAAAAACTAGTAGAATTCATCAGCAAAAAAGCAGGGAGGCATGCTGAAATTATCAAGAAAATTGACatagagaaaaatgaaaaaacatCATATGATAAAAATTCATCGTATAAAAATCCATGTGATATTAAAAAAGGTTGCAACAATTGCCAGCATGAttattttcaatttgtttatgcTCCTCAGCTTTTTAGTGATGAGAATCCTAATTCTTGCtcaattttgtga
- the LOC129879965 gene encoding ethylene-responsive transcription factor ERF118 — protein MFESQRQSQKSKNREESARPMRKIRIVCYDPEATDSSDDEGVDVSEPKRFVREINIPIVSSFTPKKVPETESSCQDSNNGDKNIKNRGVLAKTPKTPSGPRPSSSKYRGVRQRKWGKWAAEIRDPFKSRRVWLGTYSTAEEASHAYEMKRLEFEAMAKNNCNTDVSEKSSNNESHNKNRRKGNVGCVSSEDDSAESLVSHTSHTSPASVFEMDSLTSGSAAVSEVYNNDKLVVEQQVDDDKLGLMEDTLSLAEIGAGMDFDMEMDLFFAGNDDFGQNLDDFAVNDFEDLPMCGLDDQLPTGLPDFDFDFDFDGYNESCAWMDEAAAAPLMNGTTTTPLNIALCP, from the coding sequence atgttcGAGTCTCAGAGACAATCTCAGAAATCGAAGAACAGGGAAGAGTCAGCCCGACCCATGAGGAAAATCCGGATCGTTTGTTACGACCCGGAAGCTACTGATTCATCTGATGATGAAGGGGTTGATGTATCGGAACCCAAACGATTTGTTAGGGAGATAAATATTCCTATTGTTAGCTCTTTTACCCCAAAAAAGGTACCTGAAACTGAAAGTTCTTGTCAAGATAGCAACAATGGTGATAAGAACATCAAGAATAGAGGGGTTTTAGCTAAAACCCCTAAAACCCCAAGTGGCCCGAGACCTTCGTCGTCGAAATACAGAGGTGTTCGACAACGTAAATGGGGTAAATGGGCTGCTGAAATTCGTGATCCTTTTAAATCTAGAAGGGTCTGGCTTGGTACTTATAGTACTGCTGAAGAAGCTTCTCACGCTTATGAAATGAAAAGGCTTGAATTTGAAGCAATGGCTAAGAATAATTGTAATACTGATGTGTCTGAGAAGAGCTCGAATAACGAAAGCCATAACAAGAATCGTCGAAAGGGTAATGTTGGTTGCGTCTCGTCGGAGGATGATTCTGCTGAGAGTTTGGTGTCACATACTTCACACACCTCTCCAGCATCAGTTTTTGAAATGGATTCATTGACTTCTGGTTCTGCTGCAGTCTCTGAGGTTTATAACAACGACAAACTTGTCGTCGAGCAGCAAGTTGATGATGATAAGCTGGGATTGATGGAGGATACTTTATCTTTGGCTGAAATTGGTGCTGGAATGGATTTTGATATGGAGATGGACTTGTTCTTTGCTGGTAATGATGATTTTGGCCAGAATCTTGATGACTTTGCTGTTAATGATTTCGAGGATCTTCCGATGTGTGGACTTGATGATCAGTTGCCTACTGGATTACCTGATTTCGATTTCGACTTTGATTTCGATGGATACAATGAATCTTGTGCTTGGATGGATGAAGCAGCAGCAGCTCCATTGATGAatggaacaacaacaacacccctCAATATAGCATTATGCCCATAA